The following proteins are co-located in the Roseovarius arcticus genome:
- a CDS encoding virulence factor, which translates to MVDVTIVYWRDIPAQVIVGKGRSGAKKQLPERFEQAIDRAAMKIGAGDSDAYLAEWRKASPYQLDGEASDVVAAEAARIDAEYDRDRIKALIANDGWNNAGETPQE; encoded by the coding sequence ATGGTCGATGTCACAATAGTCTACTGGCGGGACATTCCCGCGCAGGTCATAGTCGGCAAGGGCCGCAGCGGCGCTAAGAAGCAGCTGCCCGAACGGTTCGAGCAAGCCATCGACCGCGCGGCGATGAAAATTGGCGCAGGCGATAGCGATGCCTACCTTGCCGAATGGCGCAAAGCCTCGCCTTATCAGCTGGACGGCGAGGCATCCGACGTCGTCGCCGCGGAGGCCGCCCGTATCGACGCAGAATATGACCGCGACCGTATCAAGGCATTGATTGCCAATGACGGTTGGAACAACGCAGGCGAGACCCCTCAGGAATGA
- a CDS encoding RlmE family RNA methyltransferase, which yields MNKGPDGKNTSGRGQRDLTVRVKSARGRKASSTRWLQRQLNDPYVKRAQAEGYRGRAAYKIMEVDDKFRFLVPGARIVDLGCAPGGWVQVAVPRINALGEKSGKAIGTILGIDLQEMEPITGATLHQLDFMAEGADEQVKEWLGGPADVVMSDMAASSSGHKQTDHLRIISLCEAAAYFAFDVLEVGGTFVSKVLAGGAEGELQKLLKQRFTKVSNVKPPASRSDSSEKFVVATGFRG from the coding sequence ATGAACAAAGGACCGGATGGCAAGAACACGTCGGGGCGTGGCCAACGCGACCTGACCGTCAGAGTCAAAAGCGCGCGCGGTCGTAAGGCGTCGTCGACGCGCTGGCTGCAACGGCAGCTCAACGATCCATACGTCAAACGCGCGCAGGCCGAGGGGTATCGCGGCCGGGCGGCGTACAAGATCATGGAGGTGGACGACAAGTTCCGCTTTCTGGTGCCGGGCGCGCGCATCGTCGATCTGGGCTGTGCGCCTGGTGGCTGGGTGCAGGTGGCGGTGCCGCGCATCAACGCGCTTGGCGAAAAGAGCGGCAAGGCGATCGGCACCATTCTGGGTATCGATTTGCAAGAGATGGAGCCGATTACAGGCGCGACGTTGCACCAGCTGGATTTCATGGCCGAAGGCGCGGACGAGCAAGTCAAGGAATGGCTGGGAGGGCCTGCCGATGTGGTGATGTCCGACATGGCGGCCTCCAGCTCAGGGCATAAGCAGACAGATCACCTTCGCATCATATCGCTCTGCGAAGCGGCGGCCTATTTTGCGTTCGATGTATTAGAGGTCGGCGGCACGTTCGTCTCCAAGGTGCTGGCCGGCGGTGCAGAAGGCGAGTTGCAAAAGCTGCTCAAGCAGCGCTTTACCAAGGTGTCAAACGTCAAGCCGCCAGCATCACGCTCGGACAGCTCGGAAAAGTTCGTGGTCGCCACCGGCTTTCGCGGCTGA
- a CDS encoding NAD(P)/FAD-dependent oxidoreductase, with amino-acid sequence MGAGPAGMSAAVAAADGGLRVLLLDEQPQPGGQIYRNVGAGCAAPKWLGKDYAAGSQLVDALARSGVTVQSGAAVWRVDGGPRVVWSQNGLSRVTTAPYVLLASGAQERPVPFPGWTLPGVMTAGAAQILMKTAGMLPKDAVLAGSGPLLYLVAAQMIDAGCPPKALVETQTHGMLLRALPHLPKALFSPDMLMKGLGLIGKIRAAGVPRYKGASGFAATGDGSGMVNFSFRCKGKLQNLKCTLLLTHQGVTPSTHMSRAAGIKHEWNAAQHAFQPICDIWGATDRPGLYVAGDGAVINGASAASATGKLAALDILRASGRISADARNQRATTSLSALFRARAIRPFLDAAYQPPAEILSPPDQTIVCRCEEVTARAIRQGISEGANGHRQIKTSLRAGMGPCQGRMCDATVRGILSAGKASRMGGIDPPRARAPIKPITLGELAALSPQSEDTA; translated from the coding sequence ATCGGCGCCGGCCCTGCTGGCATGTCAGCGGCTGTAGCAGCAGCCGATGGTGGCCTGCGTGTGCTGCTTCTGGACGAGCAGCCGCAGCCCGGCGGCCAGATTTATCGCAACGTCGGCGCGGGCTGCGCCGCACCCAAATGGCTGGGCAAGGACTATGCGGCCGGATCTCAGCTGGTCGATGCGCTGGCCCGGTCCGGCGTCACGGTACAGTCCGGCGCGGCGGTCTGGCGTGTGGATGGCGGGCCGCGCGTGGTCTGGTCCCAGAACGGCCTTAGCCGGGTAACGACCGCGCCCTATGTCCTGCTGGCCAGCGGCGCGCAGGAGCGGCCTGTGCCGTTTCCGGGTTGGACGTTGCCGGGCGTGATGACGGCAGGAGCCGCGCAGATACTGATGAAGACAGCGGGGATGCTGCCGAAAGATGCCGTGCTCGCAGGCTCAGGTCCATTGCTCTATCTGGTCGCGGCGCAGATGATCGACGCGGGATGCCCGCCAAAGGCGCTGGTCGAAACGCAGACACATGGCATGCTGTTGCGTGCCTTGCCGCATTTGCCCAAAGCGCTGTTTTCACCGGATATGCTGATGAAAGGGCTCGGCCTGATCGGCAAAATTCGCGCAGCGGGCGTGCCTCGTTACAAGGGCGCCTCAGGCTTTGCGGCGACGGGCGATGGCAGCGGCATGGTCAACTTCTCGTTTCGCTGCAAGGGCAAGTTACAGAACCTGAAGTGCACTTTGCTGCTGACGCACCAGGGCGTCACACCGTCTACGCATATGAGCCGCGCGGCTGGGATCAAGCATGAGTGGAACGCGGCCCAGCACGCCTTTCAGCCCATCTGCGACATCTGGGGCGCGACTGATCGGCCCGGCCTATATGTCGCGGGTGATGGGGCAGTTATCAACGGTGCAAGCGCTGCGAGCGCCACTGGAAAGCTGGCGGCGCTGGACATTTTGCGCGCCTCGGGACGTATCAGCGCCGATGCCCGCAACCAGCGCGCCACGACGTCCCTGTCGGCCCTGTTTCGCGCCCGCGCCATACGTCCCTTTTTGGACGCAGCCTACCAGCCGCCCGCCGAAATCCTGTCGCCGCCAGACCAGACGATCGTCTGCCGCTGCGAGGAAGTGACGGCCCGCGCAATCCGGCAGGGCATAAGCGAAGGCGCGAACGGCCACCGCCAGATCAAGACTTCGCTGCGCGCTGGTATGGGCCCGTGTCAGGGCCGGATGTGCGACGCCACCGTTCGCGGTATCCTGAGCGCGGGGAAGGCATCCCGCATGGGGGGCATAGACCCGCCAAGAGCACGCGCGCCGATCAAGCCGATCACCTTGGGCGAACTTGCCGCGCTCTCACCCCAGTCGGAGGACACTGCATGA
- a CDS encoding ABC transporter ATP-binding protein, translated as MSHPAALKIENLHKSFGSHKVIKGISLEAQKGEVIAILGASGSGKSTFLRCINLLETPNSGDVWLAGEKMRMKPGRHGDAIPEDIRQVERMRARLAMVFQSFNLWSHMTVMENVMEGPLYVQKTPKAEAREKAKALLAKVGLSDRADYYPAHLSGGQQQRVAIARALAMDPDVMLFDEPTSALDPELVGEVLGVMRDLADEGRTMLVVTHEMSFARDVSSKTVFLHQGEICEQGPPTELFSKPKTTEFQAFLSRMN; from the coding sequence ATGAGCCATCCCGCAGCACTGAAGATCGAAAACCTGCACAAAAGTTTCGGCAGTCACAAGGTCATCAAAGGCATCTCGCTGGAGGCGCAAAAGGGCGAGGTCATCGCCATTCTGGGCGCCTCCGGATCGGGCAAAAGCACGTTTCTGCGCTGTATTAACTTGCTGGAGACGCCCAATTCCGGCGATGTCTGGCTGGCCGGTGAAAAGATGCGGATGAAGCCGGGCCGCCATGGCGATGCTATCCCTGAGGATATTCGGCAGGTCGAGCGAATGCGCGCGCGCCTCGCCATGGTCTTCCAGAGCTTCAACCTCTGGTCGCATATGACAGTGATGGAGAACGTCATGGAGGGGCCGCTCTACGTTCAGAAAACGCCCAAAGCCGAGGCCCGTGAAAAGGCAAAGGCGCTGCTCGCCAAGGTCGGGCTTTCGGATCGCGCGGATTATTACCCGGCGCATCTGTCAGGTGGCCAGCAACAGCGCGTCGCGATTGCGCGCGCGCTGGCGATGGACCCTGATGTGATGCTGTTCGACGAGCCTACCTCAGCCCTTGATCCCGAGTTGGTGGGCGAGGTGCTGGGCGTCATGCGCGATCTGGCAGACGAGGGCCGAACGATGCTGGTCGTCACACACGAGATGAGCTTTGCCCGCGATGTATCGTCCAAGACCGTTTTTTTGCATCAGGGCGAGATCTGCGAACAGGGCCCGCCAACCGAGCTGTTTTCCAAACCGAAAACCACCGAATTTCAGGCGTTCCTATCGCGCATGAATTGA
- a CDS encoding ABC transporter permease: MMEHILSYIPLDISLIAENFDRFLYGVWVTLNLTFLALFLGGLLAIPMAIARASQHRIFNPMIQVFTYVFRGTPLLVQTYLIYYGVGQFDVIRNSWLWDPILSSAWWCALIAFTLNTAAYTTELLRGTIADTPTGEVEAAIATGHSYRSRMRRIILPSAFRRAIPAYSNEVIFMLHGSVIASTITLQDILGVGRWLNGRYYLAYEGFITAALLYFLIVLCITWAFRWFERRYLRHLVRRDAGPEPSEAPKPAT; this comes from the coding sequence ATGATGGAGCATATACTGTCCTACATTCCGCTCGACATTTCGCTCATCGCCGAGAATTTCGACCGCTTTCTTTATGGGGTTTGGGTTACGTTGAACCTGACATTTCTGGCGTTGTTTTTGGGCGGGCTTCTCGCGATTCCGATGGCGATTGCACGGGCATCCCAGCACCGGATCTTTAATCCGATGATCCAAGTCTTTACCTACGTTTTTCGCGGCACGCCCCTGCTGGTTCAAACCTATCTGATTTACTACGGCGTCGGCCAATTCGATGTCATACGCAATAGCTGGCTATGGGATCCCATTTTGTCGTCGGCATGGTGGTGTGCACTGATCGCGTTCACGCTAAATACTGCGGCCTATACCACCGAACTTTTACGCGGTACCATCGCCGATACCCCCACCGGCGAGGTCGAGGCGGCAATTGCAACGGGCCATTCCTATCGCAGCCGGATGCGCCGGATCATCCTGCCTTCGGCGTTTCGGCGGGCAATTCCGGCTTATTCGAATGAGGTCATTTTTATGCTTCACGGATCGGTCATCGCCAGCACGATCACTCTTCAGGATATACTCGGGGTCGGTCGCTGGCTGAACGGGCGCTACTACCTTGCCTATGAGGGGTTCATCACGGCCGCGCTGCTGTATTTTCTGATAGTTTTATGCATTACGTGGGCCTTCCGCTGGTTCGAGCGCCGTTACCTGCGGCATCTGGTACGCCGCGATGCAGGACCAGAGCCTAGTGAGGCGCCAAAGCCTGCCACCTGA
- a CDS encoding LytS/YhcK type 5TM receptor domain-containing protein translates to MLLLPEIIGSLAVVALLASAFGAIRSWLHDARAQLALGLAFGLVAMFQMNAPIEMVPGVILDMRNVPVALAGAFLGWRGALVCVAIAAATRFTIGGVGMPSGIAAMMIACGAGYLWNYYTMRAKRRGIVQLMVLAALVSSHMIAAFLLPWEVCIAFFATAALPMAGLNMLSIPIAAAFLEHERLRMLAERALATDLTFDPISGLANFEQFKRDALALARSDCNGRVTGLLVVRTLGARRLAKDLGRDAFREVQSAMRLRLQEFDATEVAIAVTNDGRIVMSLDFRQVAEPERIMTEVRRVLNDHAYHLKDDPSLRISVSVDVHAAPTPGKLEAALDGLSISSSHATVGTQRSKSVITSANTDTPQATRRPQQERLFAAASVLFATKDTG, encoded by the coding sequence ATGCTATTGTTACCGGAAATTATTGGATCGCTTGCGGTCGTCGCGTTGCTGGCTTCGGCATTTGGAGCAATTAGGTCGTGGTTGCACGACGCACGTGCGCAGCTTGCGCTAGGTTTGGCCTTTGGCTTGGTCGCGATGTTCCAGATGAACGCCCCGATTGAGATGGTGCCGGGCGTTATACTGGACATGCGGAACGTTCCCGTGGCGCTTGCCGGTGCGTTCTTGGGATGGCGCGGGGCGCTTGTCTGCGTTGCCATTGCTGCTGCGACCCGTTTCACGATTGGCGGGGTTGGTATGCCGTCCGGCATCGCCGCGATGATGATCGCTTGCGGCGCTGGCTATCTCTGGAACTACTACACCATGCGCGCCAAGCGGCGTGGAATCGTACAATTGATGGTTTTAGCGGCCCTCGTGAGCAGCCACATGATCGCGGCGTTTTTGCTACCTTGGGAGGTCTGCATTGCCTTCTTTGCGACGGCCGCCTTACCCATGGCTGGGCTAAACATGCTGTCAATTCCGATAGCAGCGGCATTTCTTGAACATGAAAGACTGCGCATGCTGGCAGAGCGCGCGCTGGCGACAGACCTTACGTTCGATCCCATCAGTGGACTTGCCAATTTCGAACAATTCAAGCGCGACGCGCTGGCTCTTGCCCGCAGCGATTGCAACGGGCGCGTCACCGGTCTGCTGGTGGTTCGCACCCTTGGCGCGAGGCGTCTGGCCAAAGACCTGGGGCGCGATGCTTTTCGCGAGGTTCAAAGCGCGATGCGCCTTCGCCTACAGGAATTTGACGCAACTGAAGTTGCGATCGCAGTAACCAATGACGGGCGCATCGTCATGTCGCTGGATTTTCGCCAAGTTGCAGAGCCCGAGCGCATAATGACAGAAGTGCGCCGCGTTCTGAATGATCACGCCTATCATCTGAAGGATGATCCTTCTCTGCGCATCAGCGTATCAGTCGACGTGCATGCAGCCCCGACGCCCGGAAAACTGGAGGCGGCTCTCGATGGGCTGTCTATCAGCAGCTCGCACGCGACGGTTGGCACACAACGCAGCAAGAGCGTGATCACCAGTGCTAACACTGATACACCGCAAGCGACGCGTCGCCCGCAACAAGAGCGCCTCTTTGCCGCAGCCAGCGTTCTATTTGCTACAAAGGACACGGGCTAG
- a CDS encoding CHAP domain-containing protein, translating into MTIQYSRKSWRIAPFMCVAALALSACAGAPRMEEVSHASIDPVREAMALREASALRAKGQRVWCVPFARNVSGINIRGNAHTWWGKAKNSFDQSHKPAVGAVMSFRSTPSMPLGHVAVVSEIVSQDRILIDHANWHRDQVSQGMAVIDVSPKGDWTAVRLESNPDAFGSVYPINGFILPPNSGG; encoded by the coding sequence ATGACCATCCAATATAGCCGGAAATCATGGCGCATAGCGCCCTTTATGTGTGTTGCCGCACTCGCCTTGTCGGCCTGCGCAGGCGCCCCCCGGATGGAAGAGGTCAGCCACGCCAGCATCGATCCCGTCCGCGAGGCGATGGCCCTGCGCGAGGCGTCAGCGCTGCGTGCCAAAGGCCAGCGCGTCTGGTGCGTGCCCTTCGCACGCAACGTCAGCGGCATTAACATTCGCGGCAATGCGCATACCTGGTGGGGCAAGGCGAAAAATAGCTTTGATCAAAGCCATAAGCCCGCCGTTGGTGCGGTCATGTCTTTCCGCTCAACCCCATCAATGCCGCTGGGCCATGTCGCCGTCGTGTCGGAAATCGTGTCCCAAGACCGAATTTTGATTGATCACGCAAACTGGCACCGCGATCAGGTCAGCCAGGGCATGGCTGTCATCGACGTCTCTCCCAAGGGCGACTGGACTGCAGTCCGCCTCGAGAGCAATCCAGACGCGTTCGGCAGCGTCTACCCAATAAACGGCTTCATCCTCCCGCCGAATTCTGGCGGGTGA
- a CDS encoding methyltetrahydrofolate cobalamin methyltransferase, with product MTRTIVESKTKTAVIGFDEPFCVIGERINPTGRKKLAAELEAGDFSTVEKDAVAQANAGATVLDINAGVVYNSNPNPNETEPPLMSKIVQMVQNLVDLPLCIDSSVPAALEAGLKACEGRPLLNSVTGEEDRLEFVLPLVKKYNVPVVAISNDDTGISEDPNVRFEVAKKIVQRAADFGIPAHDIVVDPLVMPIGAMGTAGLQVFALVRRLREELGVNTTCGASNISFGLPNRHGINNAFLPMAMGAGMTSAIMNPVGLPVPAAKIAEKRAEVAATGLEIPEDMDDETFCQLFGLGSTLPKSGTEMEAIRAANFLTNNDPHGGEWIRFNKQPPKAGEEGRGRAGRVGGRKRR from the coding sequence ATGACCCGCACTATCGTCGAGAGCAAAACGAAAACCGCCGTCATCGGCTTTGACGAGCCCTTTTGCGTCATCGGCGAGCGCATCAACCCGACAGGTCGCAAGAAGCTGGCGGCCGAACTAGAGGCGGGCGACTTCTCGACCGTGGAGAAGGACGCGGTCGCGCAGGCCAACGCCGGCGCCACCGTCCTCGATATCAATGCGGGCGTCGTCTATAACTCCAACCCCAACCCGAACGAGACAGAGCCGCCGTTGATGAGCAAGATTGTCCAGATGGTGCAAAATCTCGTTGATCTGCCGCTCTGCATCGACAGCTCGGTTCCTGCCGCGCTTGAGGCGGGGCTGAAGGCCTGCGAGGGTCGCCCCCTGTTAAATTCTGTGACGGGCGAGGAGGACCGGCTGGAATTCGTGCTGCCGCTGGTCAAGAAATACAACGTGCCCGTCGTGGCGATTTCAAACGACGACACCGGCATTTCCGAGGATCCAAATGTACGGTTCGAAGTGGCAAAAAAGATCGTCCAGCGGGCCGCTGATTTCGGCATCCCTGCGCATGACATCGTGGTCGATCCGCTGGTCATGCCCATCGGCGCTATGGGCACCGCCGGCCTTCAGGTCTTTGCCCTCGTCCGCCGCCTGCGCGAAGAGCTTGGCGTAAACACCACCTGCGGCGCGTCCAACATCAGCTTTGGCCTGCCTAATCGGCACGGTATCAACAACGCGTTCCTGCCCATGGCGATGGGCGCTGGCATGACGTCGGCCATCATGAACCCGGTCGGCCTGCCCGTCCCTGCCGCCAAGATCGCGGAAAAGCGCGCCGAAGTCGCTGCGACCGGCCTCGAAATCCCCGAGGATATGGACGACGAGACGTTCTGCCAGCTCTTTGGCCTCGGCAGCACGCTGCCAAAATCCGGGACCGAAATGGAAGCGATTCGCGCTGCCAACTTCCTGACCAACAATGACCCGCATGGCGGCGAGTGGATCCGCTTTAACAAGCAGCCACCCAAAGCTGGCGAAGAAGGTCGCGGCCGTGCTGGCCGCGTTGGCGGCCGCAAACGCCGCTAA
- a CDS encoding ABC transporter permease has translation MDLILEYKSQLIDGTLMTVQLALTSLVIALIFGLLGAWAKLSSSKVARRVAGLYTTIVRGVPDLVLILLVFFGGQVTLNNIGAMTGLWGYIEISQFAAGACTIGVIFGAYFTETFRGAIMAIPRGQIEAGISCGMSRSLIFRHIIWPQMVRYALPGFTNNWLVQLKATALVSIIGLQDLVYNAFTAGRSTGQLFTFMAAAFVIYLMLTAISDLLLRALERHYSRGVVRAR, from the coding sequence ATGGACCTGATACTGGAGTATAAATCCCAGCTTATTGACGGCACGCTGATGACAGTGCAACTGGCGCTGACGTCGCTGGTCATTGCGCTGATCTTTGGCCTGCTCGGGGCATGGGCCAAACTCTCGTCCAGCAAGGTCGCGCGCCGGGTCGCTGGACTATACACCACGATCGTGCGCGGCGTGCCTGACCTGGTGCTGATTCTGCTGGTCTTTTTTGGCGGGCAGGTAACGTTGAACAATATCGGTGCGATGACGGGCCTCTGGGGCTATATCGAAATCAGCCAGTTCGCGGCTGGCGCCTGCACCATTGGCGTCATTTTTGGCGCCTATTTTACCGAGACGTTTCGCGGCGCAATCATGGCCATTCCCCGTGGCCAGATCGAGGCCGGAATCAGCTGCGGTATGTCTAGGTCGCTGATTTTTCGCCACATTATCTGGCCCCAAATGGTTCGATACGCCTTGCCCGGCTTCACCAACAACTGGCTTGTTCAGCTCAAGGCGACGGCGCTGGTATCGATAATTGGACTTCAGGACTTGGTCTATAATGCGTTCACCGCAGGCCGCTCTACCGGGCAGCTTTTTACGTTTATGGCGGCGGCCTTCGTCATCTATCTTATGCTGACGGCAATTTCGGACCTACTGCTGCGCGCGCTGGAACGGCACTACAGCCGCGGCGTGGTTAGGGCACGATGA
- a CDS encoding lysine/arginine/ornithine ABC transporter substrate-binding protein, producing the protein MIRRTFVTTVAAAALAAFTIPAAAQDVLRIAVEGAYPPFSSTESDGSLVGFDIDIAEALCAEMQRECELIQQEWDGMIPALKAQKFDAIVASMSITEERKSQVDFSDKYYQTPARVVAPKDAGFEDTAEGMAGKRIGVQRGTTHQCYAEKMFPDAEIVLYGTQEEVFRDLALGRVDAQLSDSLIALEGFLKTDEGADYAFLGGDHLDLECYGEGVGVAVRKNEEELRDAISAAIAAIRENGTYAEINDKYFDFDIYGARPAE; encoded by the coding sequence ATGATCCGTAGAACTTTTGTAACCACAGTCGCTGCTGCAGCTCTTGCTGCATTCACCATTCCTGCCGCAGCCCAAGACGTGCTGCGCATCGCAGTTGAGGGCGCGTACCCTCCGTTCTCGTCCACGGAATCGGACGGCTCACTTGTCGGCTTCGACATCGACATCGCAGAGGCGTTGTGCGCTGAAATGCAGCGCGAATGCGAGCTTATTCAGCAAGAATGGGACGGCATGATTCCGGCGCTCAAGGCGCAGAAGTTTGACGCCATCGTCGCCTCCATGTCGATTACAGAAGAGCGCAAGAGCCAGGTCGATTTCTCGGACAAGTATTACCAAACGCCGGCCCGTGTCGTCGCGCCCAAGGATGCGGGCTTCGAAGACACCGCTGAGGGGATGGCGGGCAAGCGTATCGGCGTACAGCGCGGGACCACGCACCAGTGCTATGCTGAAAAGATGTTCCCGGATGCCGAAATCGTCCTTTATGGCACGCAGGAAGAGGTCTTTCGCGATCTGGCCCTTGGCCGTGTAGACGCCCAACTATCCGACAGCCTGATTGCGTTGGAGGGTTTCTTGAAAACTGATGAGGGCGCCGACTATGCGTTTTTGGGCGGCGATCATCTCGACCTCGAATGCTACGGCGAAGGCGTGGGCGTCGCTGTGCGCAAGAACGAAGAAGAGCTGCGCGACGCAATCAGCGCTGCGATTGCCGCCATTCGTGAGAACGGCACCTATGCCGAGATCAACGATAAGTATTTCGATTTCGACATCTATGGCGCACGTCCCGCCGAGTGA
- a CDS encoding methylenetetrahydrofolate reductase yields the protein MALLNFKKRTHAAPAAPPAAVEALLKDYSIEVMPRTAEKVENFRDLLPEGTRVYIAHIEGTPIEDMVATAKRLAEDGYPVMPHFPARIIKDRAMLADWIARYQGEAGVDQALLLAGGVTTPHGDYHSSMQLLESGEFGKAGFKRLHVAGHPEGNRDIDPSGGMDNVSAALKWKQAFSETSDAEMALATQFAFEAGPIIEWADGLKAAGIDLPIHIGIAGPAKLQTLIKFAIACGVGPSLKVLQKRAMDVTKLLLPYEPTDVIGQLATHKAANPDFNITNVHFFPLGGIKANATWAIENAGASGVPASAK from the coding sequence ATGGCTCTTTTGAACTTCAAGAAGCGCACCCATGCTGCACCCGCCGCCCCGCCTGCCGCTGTCGAGGCGCTGCTCAAGGATTACTCGATCGAGGTAATGCCGCGCACCGCCGAAAAGGTCGAGAATTTCCGCGATCTTCTGCCCGAGGGAACGCGCGTCTATATCGCCCATATCGAGGGCACCCCGATCGAGGATATGGTCGCGACGGCCAAGCGTCTGGCCGAGGATGGCTATCCTGTAATGCCGCATTTCCCCGCGCGCATCATCAAGGATCGCGCGATGTTGGCCGACTGGATTGCACGCTATCAGGGCGAGGCCGGCGTCGATCAGGCGCTGCTGCTGGCCGGCGGGGTCACCACTCCGCATGGCGATTATCACAGCTCAATGCAGCTGCTGGAATCGGGTGAATTCGGCAAGGCAGGATTCAAGCGGCTGCACGTCGCTGGCCACCCCGAGGGCAACCGCGATATCGATCCGTCGGGGGGCATGGACAACGTGTCCGCTGCGCTCAAGTGGAAGCAGGCGTTTTCCGAGACGTCCGACGCTGAAATGGCGCTTGCCACGCAATTCGCGTTTGAGGCAGGCCCGATCATCGAATGGGCAGACGGATTGAAGGCCGCAGGCATTGATCTGCCGATCCATATCGGCATCGCTGGCCCGGCCAAATTGCAGACGCTTATCAAGTTCGCCATCGCCTGCGGCGTCGGCCCGTCGCTGAAAGTGCTGCAAAAACGCGCGATGGACGTGACCAAGCTGCTGCTGCCCTATGAGCCGACTGACGTCATCGGCCAACTGGCGACGCACAAGGCCGCGAACCCCGATTTCAACATCACCAATGTCCACTTCTTTCCGCTGGGCGGGATCAAGGCAAACGCGACATGGGCGATCGAGAATGCAGGCGCGTCTGGCGTGCCTGCCTCGGCCAAGTAA
- a CDS encoding Ppx/GppA phosphatase family protein — protein MTPKRPEGAGAIPIPVESPAPKPPSRPPLYAALDLGTNSCRMLIAEPRGSQFRVIDSFSKSVQLGAGLEKTGQLSRASIGRTIQALRVCQQKLKRHKVTSMRLIATEACRRAGNGAAFMARVQRETGLSLDVISPLEEAQLAVVSCAPLVAPETDQLLVVDIGGGSTELVWIDLTEVPPHDRRRAIMRLHGGFDIGSGEGKPRARVVDWISVPLGVATLRDQFRDVDDDAARFALMSWFFEENLVEFAPYKSEQSRKGFQIIGTSGTVTTVAASHLNLKRYDRNRVDGLRMTSDEIDTVIHSYLALGPEGRRTDPRIGLDRHALIMSGAAILQALLRCWPTDRLSVADRGLREGMLYAQMSADGVLSVEEDA, from the coding sequence ATGACGCCCAAGCGTCCCGAAGGTGCGGGCGCAATCCCTATACCGGTTGAGAGCCCCGCGCCGAAACCGCCCAGCAGACCGCCGCTTTATGCGGCGCTTGATCTGGGTACGAATAGCTGCCGGATGCTGATCGCGGAGCCGCGAGGCAGCCAATTCCGTGTGATCGACAGCTTTAGCAAGTCTGTGCAACTAGGCGCCGGTCTGGAAAAGACCGGACAATTGTCGCGCGCCTCAATCGGGCGCACGATACAGGCGCTGCGCGTTTGCCAGCAAAAACTCAAACGCCACAAAGTCACATCAATGCGCCTTATCGCAACAGAGGCATGTCGCCGCGCAGGCAATGGCGCCGCTTTTATGGCGCGCGTTCAGCGCGAGACGGGCCTCTCGCTGGACGTTATCTCCCCTCTGGAGGAGGCGCAGCTGGCTGTTGTTAGCTGTGCGCCGCTGGTGGCCCCCGAAACGGACCAACTGCTAGTTGTCGATATTGGCGGCGGCTCAACCGAATTAGTGTGGATTGATCTGACGGAGGTGCCACCCCATGACCGGCGCCGCGCCATCATGCGCCTGCACGGCGGCTTTGACATCGGCAGCGGGGAAGGCAAGCCGCGCGCGCGGGTCGTTGACTGGATCAGCGTGCCGCTGGGCGTCGCGACCTTGCGTGACCAGTTTCGCGACGTCGATGACGACGCCGCCCGGTTTGCGCTCATGAGCTGGTTTTTCGAGGAAAATCTGGTCGAATTCGCCCCCTACAAGAGCGAGCAGTCGCGCAAGGGTTTTCAGATCATCGGCACGTCAGGCACAGTCACGACTGTCGCGGCCAGCCACCTTAACCTCAAGCGATATGATCGCAACCGAGTTGATGGCCTGCGCATGACATCGGACGAGATTGACACGGTCATCCACAGCTACCTGGCGCTTGGTCCCGAGGGCCGGCGCACCGATCCGCGAATTGGGCTGGACCGGCACGCGCTGATCATGTCGGGCGCGGCGATATTACAGGCGCTCTTGCGCTGTTGGCCAACAGACCGTCTATCGGTCGCTGATCGCGGGCTGCGCGAGGGGATGTTATACGCTCAGATGTCAGCAGACGGCGTGCTGAGTGTCGAGGAGGACGCATGA